A single Cryomorphaceae bacterium DNA region contains:
- a CDS encoding sodium:proton antiporter, with protein MEGMLELASVLILGVFAQWLAWRIKQPAILPLIVIGLAVGPIASLFTPDGNKLLDGDAIFTGDLLFSFVSISVGVILFEGGLTLKVSEIRGQARTVRNLLIFGPIITLVGGALGAHYLLGANWGIAALFGALIIVSGPTVIMPILRNVRPNQRINTILKWEGILIDPLGALIAVLIYEFIQSGHFGEEITTEALKEFVITIATGVFVGGLAALFLRWVLRRNRLPEYLKNVFTLGLVIFAFTLSEMVQKEAGLMAATFMGIMLANMNVPDLKKILSFKEDVSLILISVLFILLSSRINMEQIEKLGWKSVALFGVVVLVVRPLVVFLSTLGSSLKWNERFFLSWIGPKGIVAAAVASLFSIQLIANAPDEITARQAEFILPLTFLMIVGTVVLQGSSAKFVARLLRVERAEPIGILIVGASDVPRFFARYLQREGVPVLVADVSANNIEKAQAEGLDTFRGDVLAGGVRDEMDLTQIGRIMAMTSNSEINQLATQQYQEEFGEDHVFRIATRRETELEDFHPNSNVLFSQQADYLYLASLIRTKPTWTEHPLESQEEFEDWIKKERNKQLPAFILKENGRYELLHTQEEEIVISKGDVLIALKGDEDDLDARPESRSI; from the coding sequence ATGGAAGGAATGCTGGAACTGGCGAGTGTCTTGATACTCGGTGTATTTGCGCAGTGGTTGGCTTGGAGAATCAAACAACCTGCGATTTTGCCTTTGATTGTCATTGGTTTAGCTGTTGGTCCCATTGCCAGCCTCTTCACACCAGATGGAAACAAACTTCTCGATGGTGACGCTATTTTCACCGGGGACTTGCTCTTTTCCTTTGTCAGTATTTCCGTTGGAGTTATCCTTTTTGAAGGAGGACTAACCCTTAAGGTCAGTGAGATTCGGGGACAGGCGAGAACAGTCCGAAACCTACTCATCTTTGGCCCTATCATTACCTTAGTTGGTGGAGCACTCGGTGCGCATTACCTCCTAGGTGCCAATTGGGGTATTGCCGCTTTATTCGGGGCACTCATTATTGTCAGTGGCCCTACCGTCATCATGCCCATCCTTCGCAATGTTCGGCCCAATCAAAGGATCAACACCATTCTTAAGTGGGAAGGAATCTTGATCGATCCGCTCGGCGCCTTGATTGCAGTATTGATTTACGAGTTTATACAAAGCGGCCACTTTGGAGAAGAGATCACCACTGAGGCCCTTAAGGAGTTCGTCATCACCATTGCTACGGGTGTTTTTGTCGGAGGTTTAGCAGCACTCTTCCTCAGGTGGGTACTTCGTCGGAACCGGCTACCCGAATACCTTAAGAATGTCTTCACTCTAGGCTTGGTAATCTTCGCCTTTACCCTCTCTGAAATGGTGCAAAAGGAGGCGGGTTTGATGGCCGCCACGTTCATGGGAATCATGCTGGCCAATATGAATGTGCCTGACCTCAAGAAGATTCTTTCGTTCAAAGAAGATGTGAGCCTCATCTTGATCTCCGTGCTCTTTATTCTCTTGAGCTCCAGGATCAATATGGAACAGATCGAAAAGCTTGGATGGAAAAGCGTAGCACTTTTTGGAGTTGTAGTCTTGGTGGTTCGGCCTTTGGTCGTTTTCCTGTCTACCCTTGGCTCATCCTTAAAATGGAACGAACGATTCTTTCTGAGTTGGATTGGCCCAAAAGGGATTGTTGCCGCCGCTGTGGCCTCCCTTTTCTCAATTCAATTGATCGCCAATGCACCAGACGAAATCACGGCGCGTCAAGCCGAATTCATTCTACCCCTTACTTTCCTCATGATTGTTGGGACCGTAGTACTGCAGGGTTCCTCGGCGAAATTTGTCGCCCGTTTGCTCCGCGTAGAACGAGCTGAGCCCATAGGAATACTCATCGTCGGTGCTAGTGATGTACCGCGCTTCTTTGCCCGGTACCTACAGCGCGAAGGAGTTCCGGTACTCGTAGCAGATGTCTCAGCTAACAACATAGAAAAGGCCCAGGCTGAAGGGCTTGACACCTTCCGAGGCGATGTGCTCGCCGGCGGCGTTCGGGACGAGATGGATTTGACACAAATAGGCCGAATCATGGCCATGACATCCAACTCGGAGATCAATCAGCTCGCCACTCAGCAGTACCAAGAGGAGTTCGGAGAAGATCATGTTTTTCGAATTGCCACGCGGCGAGAAACAGAGCTTGAAGACTTTCACCCCAACAGCAATGTCTTGTTTTCACAACAGGCTGACTACCTGTACTTGGCCTCTCTTATTAGAACCAAGCCCACCTGGACAGAACATCCCCTGGAGTCTCAAGAGGAGTTTGAGGACTGGATTAAAAAAGAACGAAACAAGCAGCTACCTGCCTTTATTCTGAAGGAAAACGGGCGTTACGAACTCCTTCACACCCAAGAGGAAGAAATAGTCATTTCAAAGGGCGACGTTCTCATTGCACTCAAGGGAGACGAAGATGATTTAGACGCGCGGCCAGAATCGAGGTCGATCTAA
- a CDS encoding phosphoenolpyruvate carboxylase, whose product MDRIFEEEVALKYRLYNSIFLTLPFAGISDTGHLLPLLHDACDAGLKERKAPTEILDTFFKEHAHQLSEEERISLLFRFVQYIERQVVLFDALEDAAYEKIHGVADQYSLAALFRERNNPTEQRQLRAYLNNYGVRVVLTAHPTQFYPGRVLSIITDLEQSIRDNNVHDVQELLRQLGRTPFYNREKPTPLEEAVSLIWYLENVFYHSIGELLSEIQEQMGSGFNNHNLLQLGFWPGGDRDGNPFVGAATTKSTGALLRKAVLRSYLNHLHRLKRRLTFPETEERIRQLERQLESMIQGEPGMSLEAFTEELEAIKEALVEGYDGLFVDRVEDLLRRVKAFGFYFASLDLRQDSRVHHSVVLDILSACGTMQEYEAMTEEEAMDFLLETPLDYAREDLNEMSQKTLESIRVMKQLQEENGERAAHRYIISNTQSALNLAELMFLFRAAGYVGTDIPVDWVPLFETVDDLEAAPAIMNRLWDWEPWAKHTSARKGQQPIMLGFSDGTKDGGYLMANWGIYRAKEELTAAARDRGHTLIFFDGRGGPPARGGGKTHQFYASLGNTVENSEIHLTIQGQTISSNFGTVRAAKHNLGQLLTAGMRGKLASDQSVWTPENRALMEELSSKTYQAYVDLKDHPDFLDYLSEMTVLKYYGATNIGSRPSKRGGGDKKLNLGDLRAIPYVGSWSQMKQNVPGFYGLGQIFQEMKDAGRQAEVRDLYLQVPFFRALLNNSMQSLTKANYPLSAYIEKDQQFGSFWKGLEEEYERSKERILDLTNMNELMDDAPLGRASIRLREEIITPLLVIQQAALLWLREGSSSQQEALTKLVIRCFFGNINATRNAA is encoded by the coding sequence GTGGATCGAATTTTTGAAGAAGAGGTCGCTCTTAAGTACCGCTTGTACAACTCAATTTTCTTAACACTTCCCTTTGCTGGCATCAGCGATACGGGTCATTTATTGCCCTTACTGCACGATGCTTGTGATGCAGGTCTCAAGGAACGAAAAGCCCCGACCGAGATCTTAGATACCTTCTTTAAGGAACATGCTCATCAGCTTTCGGAAGAAGAACGAATCAGCTTGCTCTTTCGCTTTGTCCAATACATCGAGCGCCAAGTCGTGCTTTTTGACGCATTAGAAGATGCGGCTTATGAAAAGATTCACGGTGTTGCCGATCAATATTCGCTGGCGGCTCTGTTCCGTGAGCGCAATAATCCAACGGAACAACGCCAACTGAGGGCATACCTCAACAATTACGGGGTACGTGTAGTGTTGACCGCTCACCCAACACAATTTTATCCGGGTCGCGTGCTTTCAATTATCACCGATTTGGAGCAATCCATCCGGGACAACAACGTCCACGACGTTCAGGAGCTGCTTCGCCAATTAGGCCGGACACCCTTTTACAATCGAGAAAAGCCCACTCCATTGGAGGAGGCTGTGTCGTTGATTTGGTATTTGGAGAATGTCTTTTACCACAGTATTGGCGAACTACTGAGCGAAATCCAAGAGCAAATGGGTTCTGGGTTTAACAACCACAACTTACTCCAGCTAGGGTTTTGGCCCGGCGGGGATCGTGACGGAAACCCCTTTGTAGGTGCGGCCACAACGAAGAGTACAGGAGCTTTACTTCGTAAGGCGGTGCTCCGTTCGTACTTGAACCATTTACATCGATTAAAGCGTCGTTTGACCTTTCCGGAAACAGAAGAACGCATCCGCCAACTCGAACGACAACTGGAATCCATGATTCAAGGAGAACCTGGAATGTCCTTAGAGGCGTTTACCGAAGAGTTGGAGGCCATCAAAGAGGCCCTGGTCGAAGGCTACGACGGTCTGTTCGTGGATCGCGTCGAAGACCTCTTACGAAGGGTTAAGGCCTTCGGCTTTTACTTTGCTTCACTCGATCTACGCCAAGACAGCCGCGTCCATCACAGCGTAGTATTGGATATTCTCAGTGCCTGCGGCACGATGCAAGAGTACGAGGCGATGACTGAAGAGGAGGCCATGGACTTTCTCCTTGAGACCCCCTTAGATTATGCTCGTGAAGATTTGAACGAGATGAGTCAAAAAACCCTGGAGTCTATCCGGGTGATGAAACAGCTCCAGGAGGAAAATGGGGAGCGGGCCGCCCATCGATACATCATATCGAATACGCAATCCGCCTTGAACCTGGCCGAACTGATGTTCTTATTCCGTGCGGCAGGATATGTCGGAACCGATATTCCCGTGGATTGGGTGCCGCTTTTCGAAACCGTAGACGATCTCGAAGCTGCGCCAGCCATCATGAACCGACTGTGGGATTGGGAACCTTGGGCAAAGCATACATCGGCCCGTAAGGGCCAGCAACCGATCATGCTCGGATTTAGTGATGGAACCAAGGACGGAGGCTACCTCATGGCAAATTGGGGAATTTACCGGGCCAAGGAAGAACTGACTGCAGCGGCCCGCGATCGCGGTCATACCTTAATCTTCTTTGACGGACGTGGAGGCCCTCCCGCGCGTGGGGGTGGCAAGACGCATCAGTTTTACGCGAGCTTGGGGAACACTGTTGAGAATAGTGAAATCCACTTGACCATTCAGGGGCAGACGATTAGTTCAAACTTTGGAACGGTTCGGGCTGCGAAGCACAACCTGGGGCAATTGCTTACGGCCGGGATGCGAGGTAAACTGGCATCCGACCAAAGCGTTTGGACCCCCGAGAACCGGGCTCTGATGGAGGAGTTGAGTTCCAAGACTTATCAGGCCTATGTCGATTTAAAGGATCATCCCGATTTCCTGGATTACCTGTCGGAAATGACCGTCCTGAAGTATTACGGAGCAACGAACATCGGTTCACGACCAAGTAAGCGGGGTGGAGGAGATAAGAAACTGAATTTGGGCGACCTACGAGCTATTCCTTATGTAGGCTCTTGGAGCCAGATGAAGCAAAATGTTCCGGGATTCTACGGCTTGGGTCAAATATTTCAAGAAATGAAGGACGCGGGGCGTCAAGCCGAGGTGAGAGACCTGTATTTGCAGGTTCCCTTTTTTAGGGCTTTGCTCAATAACTCCATGCAATCGCTGACCAAGGCGAACTATCCGCTATCTGCTTACATCGAAAAAGATCAGCAGTTTGGATCGTTTTGGAAGGGGCTTGAGGAGGAGTACGAGCGTTCGAAAGAGCGAATTCTGGACTTGACTAATATGAATGAACTCATGGATGATGCCCCTCTGGGGAGAGCGAGTATTCGATTGAGGGAGGAGATAATCACGCCATTGCTGGTCATCCAGCAGGCGGCCCTGCTTTGGTTGCGAGAAGGTTCCTCATCCCAGCAAGAGGCCTTGACTAAGCTGGTCATTCGCTGCTTTTTTGGCAATATCAACGCGACGCGAAACGCCGCATAA
- a CDS encoding RNA-binding protein has product MNIFVGNLPFRLDESDFRGLFEEYGEVASAKIIMDRETGRSRGFGFVEMTNDDEANAAIEGLNEAEVQGRNIRVNQAEERARRPQRPRY; this is encoded by the coding sequence ATGAATATTTTTGTAGGAAACCTTCCTTTTCGCCTGGACGAATCTGATTTTCGCGGGTTGTTCGAGGAGTACGGGGAAGTAGCTTCGGCTAAAATCATTATGGACCGCGAAACCGGTCGCTCACGTGGCTTCGGTTTTGTTGAAATGACCAATGACGACGAAGCGAATGCGGCAATCGAAGGCCTTAACGAGGCTGAAGTTCAAGGCCGTAACATCCGAGTGAATCAAGCAGAAGAACGCGCTCGCCGTCCGCAGCGTCCTCGCTACTAA
- a CDS encoding DUF2490 domain-containing protein: protein MKKITAIALIMTLALGVRSQDVNPSVWGLYNGRYDLNDQWFLNTEVHLRFTDGVSTFQQFLFRPQVSYVLSSHFIFSAGYTYIHSYPYGAQPIATDFAENNLWEEVMINHTWNRLKFSHRLRMEHRWQQRIVLDEMGGVGKDGYTYGNRFRYRLTLEHPIGSGPWSVVVYDEVFFGTNQFLVPQGVNQNWLYISAKYKVSDRLAVQTGWQQQYLELAGGGTQQNPTWLTAVHLRIPAR from the coding sequence ATGAAGAAAATCACAGCGATCGCACTCATCATGACCCTCGCTTTAGGTGTTCGGTCTCAGGACGTGAACCCCTCTGTTTGGGGGCTATACAACGGGAGATACGATCTCAATGATCAGTGGTTTCTCAATACGGAGGTCCATCTTCGCTTCACCGATGGCGTATCCACCTTTCAGCAATTCCTCTTTCGACCCCAGGTCAGTTATGTCTTGAGTTCCCACTTTATTTTTTCCGCGGGATACACCTATATCCACAGTTATCCGTATGGTGCGCAACCCATTGCGACCGATTTTGCGGAGAATAACCTCTGGGAAGAGGTCATGATCAACCACACCTGGAATCGTCTTAAATTCTCTCATCGCCTTCGTATGGAACATCGTTGGCAACAGCGAATTGTGCTGGATGAAATGGGAGGAGTGGGGAAAGATGGCTACACCTATGGCAACCGTTTTCGGTACCGGTTGACTCTTGAGCATCCAATAGGATCCGGACCTTGGAGTGTTGTGGTCTACGATGAGGTCTTTTTTGGAACGAATCAGTTCTTGGTTCCGCAAGGTGTCAACCAAAATTGGCTGTACATCAGCGCCAAGTACAAAGTTTCGGACCGATTGGCCGTTCAAACGGGCTGGCAACAGCAGTATTTAGAGCTCGCCGGTGGGGGAACTCAGCAGAATCCGACTTGGTTAACTGCGGTTCACTTGCGTATTCCTGCTCGCTGA
- a CDS encoding outer membrane beta-barrel protein translates to MKTKHLLAFAAIILSASLFGQANHNFTVRVVDGSSSEPLTGANTLVYQDSSTNLIFGKSSNSDGWLTLELPDGEYRLETSFVGYLSDKRTVQIDRQDTLILSSPRTSAELDEVSLTDEIQRAEQNGDTVAYNADAYKTNPDANAQDLVEKMPGVVVKNGQVQAQGETVQKVLVDGKPFFGNDPNAALQNIPAEMVKKIEVFDQQSEQSQATGFDDGNTTKTMNIVTREGFRNGNFGNVYGGYGTDGRYQLGGVLNRFNEDQRITVVAQSNNINNQNFSEEDLAGVSTGGQRRGPPGGGARGGESSFTVPQQGGITSTNALAINYTDDWGDKWQSTMSYFFNRADNSNTTDLRRIYVLPGDSGQVYEESSRSESTNINHRFNARIEYGGRETKDFVLISPSITLQQNFGFSDLEGQTYTPETPINSTLNNFDSDYTAWSINNFLLYRRRFEKLGRSLMISSRQQYKPTDGESFLETATNYELSNRSDSLDQRSLMDESDASWNVNIRYTEPIMGTSALLQLNARHSEEYGTSDTRTYNFIDIDDDYSDLDTALSNVFDSRYVQDEVGGGIMLRGRRHFLITSLNYQWASLASEQTFPAVGSLDKNFTAFVPFAMWRYRKSRNNTLRVFYRANTSAPSVSQLQNVVDNSNPIQLSVGNPDLDQQYTHSLSARWNLNNPDKNRITYLLVRATAVNDYVGNSTIYASADTTLPNGIILDRGTQLTTAVNLDDRYTAKVLYTYGMPFKPLRSNLNWSIGADWAQTPGLIDGELNLARSTSAEFTLALSSNISERVDFSVTSITSFNDVQNTLNTGLNDQYWNQNTKARIYYQPTDRLVFRTELSHQLYAGLTDGFDDQFMLWNASIGWKLFDQNQGELQLSMYDLLGQNTSISRTVSDAYYEDSTTEVLQTYVMLTFRYRIRDFNVDQ, encoded by the coding sequence ATGAAGACAAAACACCTTTTGGCTTTTGCGGCGATCATCCTATCCGCTTCCCTCTTTGGGCAAGCCAATCACAACTTTACGGTCCGAGTTGTTGATGGCTCCTCTTCGGAACCTCTTACCGGAGCGAATACCCTAGTTTATCAAGACTCTTCCACAAACCTCATTTTTGGCAAGTCTTCCAATTCAGACGGTTGGTTAACTCTAGAGCTACCGGACGGTGAATATCGCCTTGAGACCTCTTTTGTCGGTTATCTGTCTGACAAGCGCACGGTCCAAATAGATCGACAAGATACCCTCATCCTCTCCTCACCCCGCACATCTGCTGAGCTCGATGAAGTGAGTCTAACGGACGAAATACAACGAGCTGAGCAAAATGGAGACACCGTCGCGTACAACGCGGACGCCTACAAGACCAATCCTGATGCAAATGCTCAAGATTTGGTAGAAAAAATGCCCGGAGTTGTGGTGAAGAATGGTCAGGTTCAAGCCCAGGGAGAAACGGTTCAAAAAGTCCTGGTGGATGGAAAGCCCTTCTTTGGTAATGACCCTAATGCAGCTTTGCAGAACATTCCTGCAGAAATGGTGAAGAAGATCGAAGTCTTTGACCAGCAAAGCGAGCAATCACAAGCCACGGGATTCGATGATGGAAACACCACGAAAACCATGAACATCGTGACCCGAGAAGGCTTTCGAAACGGGAACTTTGGGAACGTATATGGAGGTTATGGAACGGACGGAAGATATCAACTTGGAGGGGTTCTAAACCGCTTTAATGAGGATCAACGCATTACTGTTGTGGCTCAGAGTAACAACATCAATAATCAGAACTTCAGCGAAGAGGATTTAGCCGGGGTTTCTACTGGAGGGCAGCGAAGAGGTCCGCCAGGGGGCGGTGCTCGGGGCGGCGAGTCCAGCTTCACCGTGCCTCAACAGGGTGGAATCACCTCCACCAATGCCCTGGCCATCAACTATACCGACGATTGGGGCGACAAATGGCAATCCACCATGAGCTACTTCTTCAATCGTGCCGACAACAGTAATACCACGGATTTACGACGGATATATGTCCTTCCCGGGGATTCGGGCCAGGTTTACGAAGAATCCTCTAGGAGTGAAAGCACCAACATCAATCACCGCTTCAACGCTCGGATCGAATACGGGGGTCGAGAAACGAAGGACTTTGTACTGATTAGTCCCTCCATCACCCTCCAGCAAAACTTTGGCTTTTCAGATTTGGAAGGGCAAACCTATACGCCTGAAACGCCCATCAATAGCACGCTGAACAACTTCGATTCCGACTATACCGCGTGGAGTATAAATAACTTCCTCCTTTATCGCCGTCGATTTGAAAAGCTCGGGCGCTCTCTCATGATCAGTTCACGGCAGCAGTACAAGCCAACGGACGGAGAAAGCTTTCTGGAGACGGCAACCAATTACGAACTCAGCAATCGATCCGATTCCCTGGACCAGAGAAGTCTAATGGATGAAAGCGATGCCTCATGGAATGTCAACATTCGGTATACTGAACCTATTATGGGCACAAGTGCCCTGCTTCAACTTAATGCCCGGCACAGCGAAGAATACGGGACGAGCGACACGCGCACGTATAATTTTATCGACATAGACGATGATTACAGCGATCTCGACACTGCCTTGAGCAATGTCTTTGACAGTCGCTATGTTCAAGACGAAGTTGGAGGAGGAATTATGCTTCGCGGTCGCCGACATTTTCTTATAACGTCATTGAATTACCAATGGGCGAGCCTGGCAAGCGAGCAGACTTTTCCTGCCGTAGGCAGCCTGGATAAAAACTTTACGGCTTTTGTTCCTTTCGCTATGTGGCGTTACCGCAAGAGCAGAAATAACACCCTTCGCGTATTCTATAGGGCCAATACCTCGGCGCCAAGTGTTTCACAGCTTCAAAATGTAGTGGACAACTCCAACCCCATTCAGCTATCGGTGGGTAATCCAGATTTGGACCAGCAGTATACCCACAGTCTTTCGGCCCGATGGAACCTCAACAATCCCGACAAAAATCGAATTACCTATTTACTTGTGCGCGCTACAGCGGTTAATGACTATGTCGGGAACAGCACTATTTACGCGTCTGCCGATACAACCCTGCCGAATGGGATCATTCTGGATCGCGGAACGCAGCTCACCACAGCGGTGAATCTCGACGATCGCTACACCGCCAAGGTTCTGTACACCTATGGAATGCCGTTCAAACCCCTGAGGTCCAACCTGAATTGGAGTATTGGAGCGGATTGGGCGCAAACACCCGGTCTGATCGATGGAGAGCTCAACCTAGCGCGCAGCACCAGCGCCGAGTTTACACTAGCCCTGAGCAGCAACATCAGTGAGCGCGTGGATTTTTCCGTGACGAGTATCACGAGCTTCAACGACGTTCAAAACACCCTAAACACAGGTCTTAACGACCAATACTGGAACCAAAACACTAAGGCGCGAATCTACTATCAGCCTACCGATCGGTTGGTTTTCCGAACAGAACTCAGTCATCAGCTCTACGCGGGACTTACAGACGGATTCGATGATCAATTCATGCTGTGGAACGCGAGTATTGGCTGGAAACTCTTCGACCAAAACCAGGGCGAATTGCAGTTGAGCATGTACGACTTGCTTGGTCAAAACACCAGCATTTCCAGAACCGTGAGTGACGCCTATTACGAAGACAGCACCACCGAAGTCCTGCAGACCTACGTCATGCTTACCTTTCGTTACCGCATACGTGATTTTAACGTAGACCAGTAA
- a CDS encoding glycosyltransferase family 39 protein has translation MKWDLNKWAPLLAFLGVLFFVVSLPYRWLDHDEAVLGEHAYWWWKTGQYRSVLHYGLPNGWDQLLYSTHKAFVLLGSASISIFGWSLTALRGIPLFFGIVVIFLVQKYLRTEFENDREYLYWPVTLFLFQAMFFTAAYRFRPETMLMTFGFLNFWLLDSYFKTGKFKYVVLAGICAGLGLFTHLNGAAYAGAGGLLLWSRKKIGPSVAYGILGIAFGSLYLHNMLGPGQFEEFLAQYRQNPNLSEADWHWYSPMVKALSEHLRFFHSAREVSTSLLLLTALIGSWKILKEECSSLLRYFLFTILILGALSRQTPIYYMIYLPFIVVIVSVHLHRWTSLSNIWKGATLFFLAGFLLINSSFSWELISRRTNTVARTTEMVASIPQGSSIVGPTSLLFNALDEGYEIRSFKSFKFLVRNYPDYPDTYEGLVNFLDDTAPDYIILDHIDYNQDEFGDFRDPSELTMSESVGSFQVTETHEDWTLLQRMP, from the coding sequence ATGAAGTGGGATTTGAATAAATGGGCGCCTTTACTCGCTTTCTTAGGCGTGCTATTCTTTGTAGTTTCTCTGCCTTACAGGTGGCTGGATCATGATGAAGCGGTTCTTGGCGAGCATGCCTATTGGTGGTGGAAAACGGGGCAATACCGATCTGTTTTGCATTATGGACTTCCAAATGGCTGGGACCAACTCCTCTATTCCACACACAAGGCTTTTGTGCTTCTTGGATCGGCATCCATCTCCATTTTTGGATGGTCATTGACAGCGCTTCGGGGAATACCTCTATTTTTTGGGATTGTCGTCATTTTTCTTGTGCAGAAATACTTGCGCACAGAATTCGAAAACGACCGTGAATATTTGTATTGGCCAGTTACCCTTTTTCTTTTTCAAGCCATGTTTTTCACGGCTGCCTACCGCTTTCGTCCAGAAACCATGCTTATGACTTTTGGGTTTCTCAACTTTTGGCTTTTGGATTCATATTTCAAAACAGGCAAGTTCAAATATGTTGTTCTAGCTGGGATTTGCGCTGGCCTCGGACTGTTTACCCATTTGAACGGAGCTGCCTATGCCGGGGCCGGAGGGCTTCTTCTATGGAGTCGAAAAAAAATCGGGCCTTCTGTCGCCTACGGCATTCTCGGCATCGCTTTCGGGTCCTTGTACCTCCACAACATGTTGGGACCAGGTCAATTTGAAGAGTTCCTTGCGCAATACCGACAAAACCCGAATTTGAGTGAAGCCGATTGGCACTGGTACAGCCCTATGGTTAAAGCTTTAAGCGAGCATCTTCGCTTTTTCCACAGCGCACGTGAAGTCTCCACTTCCCTACTCTTACTCACCGCCCTGATTGGGTCGTGGAAGATCCTAAAGGAAGAGTGTTCTTCCTTACTTCGCTATTTCTTGTTTACGATACTCATCCTCGGAGCTCTTTCTCGTCAAACGCCGATATACTATATGATCTACCTCCCTTTCATTGTCGTCATAGTCTCCGTGCACCTACATCGATGGACTAGCTTGAGCAACATTTGGAAAGGAGCTACCTTATTCTTCTTGGCCGGCTTCCTTTTGATCAATTCATCCTTTTCTTGGGAACTGATCAGTCGGCGAACAAATACTGTGGCTAGAACAACGGAAATGGTGGCCTCCATTCCACAAGGGTCCAGCATCGTCGGACCTACCAGCCTTTTATTTAACGCTCTTGATGAAGGTTACGAAATCCGCAGTTTCAAGTCCTTTAAGTTCTTGGTTCGCAACTATCCCGACTATCCCGACACCTATGAGGGCCTAGTCAACTTCTTGGACGACACTGCGCCCGATTACATCATTTTGGATCACATTGACTACAACCAAGATGAATTTGGCGATTTCCGCGACCCTTCAGAACTGACTATGAGTGAGTCGGTTGGGTCATTCCAGGTAACCGAAACACACGAGGACTGGACGTTACTTCAGCGCATGCCTTAA
- the rffA gene encoding dTDP-4-amino-4,6-dideoxygalactose transaminase: MSERIPFNKPYFTGAETAYIEEAVANGKISGDGAFTARCQTWFEERYGFGKCLLTTSCTDALEMCALLLNLEPGDEVIMPSYTFVSTANAFVLRGAQIVFADSQKEQPNLNHEGLEALITSRTKAIVVVHYAGMACDMEAIKGLCDEHNLCLIEDAAQAVDSFYGNQALGSIGHLATFSFHETKNIMSGEGGMLVINDPQYTKRAEIIREKGTNRSAFFRGEVDKYNWVDVGSSFLPSDIIAAILFAQLEQLDDIQKQRKEHWERYYEALSPLSKKLGFTLPTLPKKATNNAHMFYIVGPDVQWRDRAIRALRSVNMHSVFHYISLHRSPFFSPKHDGRELPNSDHFTDGLLRLPLYYELPESAAATAAKALTSEFS, translated from the coding sequence ATGAGCGAACGAATTCCATTCAACAAACCCTACTTCACGGGAGCTGAAACGGCCTATATTGAAGAGGCTGTAGCCAATGGTAAAATTAGTGGAGACGGCGCCTTTACGGCGCGATGCCAAACCTGGTTCGAAGAAAGATATGGGTTTGGAAAATGTCTATTGACGACCAGCTGTACGGACGCTCTTGAAATGTGCGCACTATTGCTGAATCTGGAACCTGGAGACGAGGTCATTATGCCCTCTTACACCTTCGTTTCAACCGCCAATGCTTTTGTACTACGCGGCGCACAAATCGTTTTTGCAGATTCCCAAAAAGAGCAACCAAACTTGAATCACGAAGGGTTAGAAGCCCTAATTACGTCGCGAACCAAGGCCATTGTGGTCGTTCATTACGCCGGAATGGCCTGCGATATGGAAGCCATAAAAGGTCTTTGTGATGAACACAATTTATGCTTGATCGAAGACGCTGCCCAAGCCGTAGATAGCTTTTATGGCAATCAGGCACTCGGAAGTATTGGGCATTTGGCCACCTTCAGCTTTCACGAAACCAAGAACATCATGTCTGGCGAAGGTGGAATGTTGGTGATCAACGATCCACAATACACTAAACGTGCGGAAATCATTCGCGAAAAAGGAACCAATCGAAGTGCCTTTTTTAGGGGTGAAGTGGATAAGTACAATTGGGTCGATGTAGGCTCCTCCTTTCTTCCGTCAGACATCATTGCAGCAATCTTGTTCGCGCAACTTGAGCAGCTGGACGATATTCAAAAACAGCGCAAGGAACACTGGGAGCGCTACTACGAGGCACTATCTCCTCTTTCCAAAAAACTCGGATTTACCCTTCCTACACTGCCAAAAAAGGCAACCAACAACGCTCATATGTTCTACATCGTAGGACCTGACGTGCAATGGAGAGATCGGGCCATTCGGGCACTTCGCAGTGTCAATATGCACAGTGTCTTTCACTATATTTCCCTGCACCGAAGCCCATTCTTCAGTCCTAAACACGACGGACGCGAATTGCCCAACAGCGACCATTTCACCGATGGACTTCTTCGGCTACCTCTCTATTACGAACTCCCTGAATCAGCAGCGGCTACCGCGGCAAAGGCCTTGACCAGTGAATTCTCATGA